A segment of the Flavobacterium azooxidireducens genome:
GTAATTAAATTTGCTTTTTCAACAGTATATATCATAGGGTTAATTTATGGATTTTGTGAGATAATAAGACGCAGAACTATAATTTTTAGCTAATAAAATTCATTTATGACAAATTATTATTTTGTCTCTCACAATTTTAAAAACAAAACTCAAATCTCCTTCTTAGCACTTAACCTCGTGAGGGATTGAAGCGAAAAGCCCGGCCGGAGCTTGCGGAGGAACGCTAAAAAGTTGAGAAAAAGTTTTGAAATCAAAAATAAATGACTAAATTTGTCATGACATTATTTAGGATATGAAAGATTTGCTTAGAACAGCCAGAGAAAAAAAGAACCTAAAAACCCGTGAAGTTGCACAACTTCTTGGGATAGATCAGGCATTGGTAAGTAAGTTTGAAAGTGGAAACCGAAAACCCACCCGAGAGCAAGTGGTAAAATTGGCTTCGGTTTTGGAGATTGATTATGAAACATTAATGGTGGCTTGGTTGAAGGAAAAAATTCTTTATGAAATTGGCGATGACACTCATTTTGGTATCAAAGCGATGATGGTTGCGGAAAGTGAAATGAAGTATGAACTCACACCAAAGAAGAGAGAATTTTCACCTTCGTTGATGGAGATTTTGAATGAAATTGATTCGCTTAAGAAAATTTTGGATCAAAAAAGAGCTTTTGACAGTTTTAGAATTGCTCAAGCATTAGAGTTAGAATATACTTTTGAAAGCAACCGTATTGAAGGAAATACTTTAACCTTGCGAGAAACCGATTTGGTTATTAACGAAGGTTTAACCGTTTCCGGAAAAAGCATGCGAGAGCATTTGGAAGCCATTAATCATCAGGAAGCGATTGGCTATATCAAGCAATTGATGGAAAGAAGTTTTAGTTTTAATGAGCGAGAATTGTTGTCGATTCATAATTTGATTCTACGTGGGATAATTCCAGAAGATGCCGGTCGATACCGCAGAGTTCAAGTCATGATTAAA
Coding sequences within it:
- a CDS encoding Fic family protein, with amino-acid sequence MKDLLRTAREKKNLKTREVAQLLGIDQALVSKFESGNRKPTREQVVKLASVLEIDYETLMVAWLKEKILYEIGDDTHFGIKAMMVAESEMKYELTPKKREFSPSLMEILNEIDSLKKILDQKRAFDSFRIAQALELEYTFESNRIEGNTLTLRETDLVINEGLTVSGKSMREHLEAINHQEAIGYIKQLMERSFSFNERELLSIHNLILRGIIPEDAGRYRRVQVMIKGSSHMPPQPYMVAKEMEDYFLWYETEKKKLHPVILAAEMHERLVTIHPFIDGNGRTSRLVMNLILLQHGYVIANIKGDYDNRMNYYNALETAQTKSNKEDFLLFIAQIEKESLERYLSIIGQ